The nucleotide window tatatttatatttatatttatgaaaaaaaaatccaATAAGCATTTATATTTCAGTCAAgagttaaataaatttaaaatcatgTTTTGAGTCAAATAgtcattatattttttaattaagaacaaataaattcatacataataaaatattattttttaataataaaatattatttttctagttttaataattaaacaatttttgttcataatgtttttcaatttttttaaatttattttagttaaaattaataaataattttattatgaaaaataggaaaataatattttattaataaaaataatattttattaaatatatacttATTTGATCTTAATTATAAAGTACAGATATTTATTAGTTAAAAGCTTAATTTTAGCTTTATTTGACTCTTTActgaattttataaatttatttagtcTTTTTCACGTACATACATAATGTAATTtactttaataataatttaattcttttaataaaatttaagttaaataaaatattagaatgacaaaataaaatatagaaaacATAGAGAGATATACAATGAATATAATTGACATAATTATATTTCTAATGTCATAATtaataatcatataaaatattaattttaagtataTTAATTAGTCTaattaaaacataaaaaaaattaaaaaaaaccttcaagatttaaaaaaaaaagataaataagAATATTAAATAAATAGGAGAATAGAGATAAATGGATATAGATAGACAAATATATaagtagatttttttttaattagtaattAAAACTAGTGTGTAGTATTCTAAACTAATTAATgtgattatataattatttatttaccaCAAAAATTActgcaaataaaattaatagactataatatattaaaaaaacatattatttatttattaaagcatattatttaaatataagaaagtatattattttttaattaattatttttttagtattATTATATTATACTAAAACAATCAACAGTTTTACTGTTTATAACTACTGTTTATaaggaacagtaaatacaatattatccttttttatttatttaattattattattattattattattattattattttaaaaaaaacaaAGTGAAAAATCCTCtctactagtttttttttttattttttttctattatatatAACACGTGTTAATTATGGAGAGTTGagaagttaaaaatattattatttctaTAATTTCTAATTATAATTGCTAGATGACAATCAATATACATACATCAAATAATcatatttcaaataaaatttatgaaaaaaaacaatttttaaattctaatataacaaataatttgaatatatatatatatatatatatatatatatatatcaatttcaattattttttcttatttcaatttatattttaattataattgctttcaaattatttagttattattattattgaaataattttgaaatttatagatTAATAAAAATGTTGATATAATTTTCCTGATtacatttctttatttttagtgtctttttttaatttttattttattattaaaaattaatattttatttttaatttttacataAGATATCTTAATCTCTAACCCGttacaatattttttttaattaattgaattttttgaattaaaataaatgcttaaatctttttaaatttttatttatttattttaatatttaaaccattcatatgttcataaataaattgatttttgtataatttttacttttttattttcaatttaattatttttaattatttaattatttaatttgcatgcactataattatttttcttaaatcaattttaagattatattattttatgataaaataaattttactttattaatCTATTTGAGCTTTATTTTTGTTTTCTATAAACACTACTTTCCAATggtaaaattttgattaaaattattattttttgttataataataataatatttattagcttttaaaatatttaaaaataatatttataaactttTTATAATATCTATTTAGAGTTGTTagtctattaaatatataattataaataatagataattaaatttgctttgcttatatttaatttattttttaataattaaaaatattttaaaacaatatacatatacattatttttatatactaAACCTATTACCTTAAGAATAATATTAgacatattttttattatttttttaaacaatcattactattattttcttttataactatactttacaattattttttttttgaaaatatatgTTTATTCTatgtattataataaataaataataaatataatattatttgtattaatttattttaaactaaATTATACACACATaactaatatataatataatgaatgattaaaattttatttcacttGAATTATGATATACACATAAAtagtatgtaatataattttttatatatttttaaaataaaattacatatattttcaagaaaaatatcttttgattaattatattaatataataaatatgtatacataaaaaaaaatttacatagcttgttatatatatatatatatatatatatatatatatatatatatatatatatatatatatatagagggtAAAAATTTACTTCTATTTAATTATTTCTATaaagtcaaaattttaattattatttattataataattataaataattttaatactttatttaatttaaaaatatatttatacaaaCTTCAACtcttaaaacttaaatttattttttatacaaCACTTTTAACTCTCAAAGTCTAAATCAAATTCTCTAAAAATTGATTTCCTAGTTAACATCTAAAAATtgctaaaataaatattaattatgatttattaattttttttcattaagtTGTTcagataatttaaaattaataaaacaaataatttattaaaaataatattaattattttttatgaaagtaTAATTTATAATTCTTcactaattataataaatttattatttaaataaacacAATTACGAATATCTAAATTTCGACCCCTTAATGCATAATTTGCGTttgttcttatatatatatatatatatatatatatatatatatatatatatatatatatatataatttaaataattaactattttaattgtataattattcacaatatattaaatatattattttattaataaaacaaaattttagaaaaataattttaaagagaattaataataaatttaaatagaaaaatcattttatttttagaattaaaatttacCAACCGGACCCAATCCATGTACCACGGGCACAACGCAATCGTAAATTCTTCTGCTAAAAAAGaaacagaaaaagaaaataataataataataataacaatttaaataaCGGAAAAAGGCATTTCTCCGTTCATGGATTTGGAAATCTAATATAGCTTAGCTCTCTCTACTTGCATATTTATAATAATCTGTCATCTTCTCGATTCAATCCAAAAGTGAGCTTTTGAGTGAGGGTGAGGAGACAGTCATGGACCCTTCGATAATGAAGCTCCTCGAAGAGGACGAGGTCTGTATTTCAATTTTTCGGTTTTCTCCTTTCCTCCATATCCAGATTTTAGCAAAACTGTTTCCTTCTATGATTTTCGTGTTTACAGGACGAAACCATGCATTCCGGTGCTGACGTCGAGGCGTTTCAGGCTGCCCTCAATCGGGATATTGGAGGCGATGCGTCCTCTTCTCAGCCGTCTGACTCCGGTACGTACTGTTGTCGATTTTGATTGAAACCTAAATTGATTTGTTTCGTAcagaaataataatttataattgggGGTTTTGCATTTTTGTTTTGCTGTTATTGCTTTTGTTTTTGTTTTGGGATTGAATAATGTGTTTGGAACAAATTACATGGGATTCATTGGCAATTTTATGTAAGGGGTGGAGCAGACTGTGCAAGCGATTATCAGGATTGTTAGGATGGCCTAGTTTTCATGTTGCCTTGAGATTTTTTGTTTGGAATCACTATTTTAAGGTGCTTATGGTTGTTTTGAATTCGAGGCATTAGTTGCATTGATTTTCCTATTTAGGTGTGTGTTATTTGAATCTAGGAGTAATTTGGAGAACGAAGCTAATTCATTTTGCTGCAATTCAGAgttctttattttctgattatACTTGTAAAATGTTTTTCCCATTTTATTATTCCTAATAACAAGCATACAATTTCATAACTAGATAAAAATAAGATCTAGGagtggagagagatattttgtgaaAGATAAGTTGAATGTATTTGGGCTTCTCTTATGTTCGTTACCTCTGCTTTATATTTTGCCTACATGGAAACTTTTTGGTTATTTGTGATGTGTGCAACTCAAAACTACAGCAGTTTTGTCCCATGAAATCAATCAAACTCCCAGTCAGTCATTTTCAAATTGGCAAACTACTACACAAGATGAAAATGCCAATGGTGCAAGCCAGCAACAACAGCAGCAAGAGCAGCACTCATCTGCAATGGAGCTAAAGCAGCATGTTTCTACTGCTGAAAATCAGCAACTACATAATGATGCCACACAGGAATCCAGTCACCTCCTATTACATGAGAAACAACCCCAAGATGATGTTCAAAAAGGACAGGCAAAACAAATTCCTCTTCAGACTCCTCGAACAACTGGGATGCAAATTTCTGAAAGAAATCCTATGCCACTGTCTGAACGTGAAAAAATGCAAAATCCGGACACTGAATCTCAATACATGAAAGTGAACATGGGTAATCAACAGAATCAACAGACTCTGGGCATGGAGCAACCTGGCAACCTTAAGAATCAAGCCAAGCAGATACCATTTGTGTTATTGTTGCCTGCCTTAAAGCCCCATCTTGATAAAGACAGAGAGATGCAACTTCAGACTCTGTTTAATAAATTGAGGGTGGGTCTCTGATTTGAATTTCTATATTCTAATGTCTTTTGTGAATTAGACTGGGTGCCTTATGTTCTATCCTGATTCTTCTACTGCTTTTGCTGTTAGAAAAATGATATCGCGAAAGAACAATTTGTCAGGCTTATGAGAAATATTGTAGGGGACCAAGTGCTAAGGTTGGCGGTAGCTCAATTGCAGTCACAGGTAATTGTAGGATGGGCTTGATATATTTATGATGAACTTAAGAATTTTGTTGACATCAAACTAAAAAGGAGTTTTTCCTGTACTTGCAGCCAGGTTCCAACCAATCCCAGTTACAGTCTCAAGCTTTTGCACGCCAACACAATGTGAGAATGCCTGTCAGTGCTAGTGCCTCTTCGGCAGTCCAAGCTCTGGCTGATTCTAGCTACCCATCTGCAGAAAATAATGCTCAGAAATCTCGAGAGGTGGAACGTCAGCCAGATTCTCATGGAATGCAAGTAAGCAAAATGCCTTCCTCCACTGCTAGCATAGTCAATCAAGATAGAGAGCGCTCTTCAATTTCTGTTCCAGGACATAGCAAGCAGCAGCAACATTTGCATTTTCCACCGACTTCCTTTCCAATGTATGGAAGTAATAGTGCTACTTATCACCCTTATTCTGGAACAAATGTCAATACTTCAGGATCTTCCATGAAGCCACAATCTCATGATTTGCAAATGAGGCAAATTTCACATCAAACCATGGGCACAACACAAATAGGAGGTTCAACCCAGGCAATGAACATGATGAATGTGCCGAAATTTGAGAGGCAAAATTCTGTTGCTGATCCTAACAGAGTGCAGAGTGGTTCTATTTCCCAATATACAAACAAATCAGCATTGCAACAAAGTTCAGTTCCATGGCAAGCACCAATGAATAAAGAGCAAAGTTCTGCCCCTTTCTTATCAACAAATTATGTAAAACAAGAACCAGTTGAACAGGCTGTTGAGCAGCAGCAGAAATCTCAGTTGTCTAACCCTCAGGGTTTGTCTGCCACAACTGTTGAGCAGGGGAATGCAGTGCCAGGAAATTCAAAGGATGTCTCTTTAGAAAAGCAGTCTGCAAAAGTTGGTTTCTCTGCACCCATTGGTTTGGCACCCTCAAATTCAGTttctccttccatttcaactccattggAGCCAAATGTCCAGGTAATTTCATATTGATCATGAATGTACTACTGCATTTAGTTTTTAAGGGTCTCAGTTTCTTTGCATTCCTTCTGTTGTAATTTAAACAATGGAATTATTATCTGGTTAAATGACTGACCACGTGTAAGAACAGGAGCATTAGCTTTTTGCATGACATTGATGAGTTGGCATAGATTGTTGTCTATCCCCCTTAGAGGCCATAGGGATGTGTGGAGAATTCCTTCTTGACAAAGGGATTATAAAATATTTCAGTGGTCATCCAAGTCCATTCTTTTGCTAAGATTTATTATTGGTAAACAATGCAAGTCATTGGTGACATGACAAGAGGGAGTGGGAACTGGGAGGGAGAGTTTATGTTTGCTTCGTCAATTTCCTGAACTTAAATTCTTTTTCTGCACTGCTAATGTACTACATTCTGTAAGTTTTCTATTAATCATGGGTATCCTTGTTTCTCTATTTATCAGGTAGGCTCTCGAATCCCATCTGTAGCTGCTTCTGCTGGAGTTAATGCAAGAACACCTCCAAAGAAACCTTCAATTGGCCAAAAGAAGCCACTTGAAGCACTTGGTTCTTCTCCACCTATGTCAAGGTGAAATAGCTTCTTCTAATTTTCCATATGTGTTAGGTCCTGGAATCTTCAGGCATCAAGTTGTTTGGTAGCAAACAATTGGAAGGAAAGGGAGGGAAAGTGAAAGAACTAGAAACACAGAGGGAAGAAGCAGAAATAagatatgagagagagagagagaactttAAGGAAATCAAGAATATTCTATATTCAGTAATGGTATCTCCAATACAGCGCTCATCAAGCTTTTATAGTTTTTGGAAATGGATCAacaaaactcaactcaacttaactcaacctttatcccaaaaatttattggggtcagCTATGtgaattctctttctccattctaaacgattttgggttaaatcctaaaaaatgtgtaatgcttctaggtcatgttgtactactctcctccaagtcagtttaggtctacctttttttttttttttttctatcctctaacgcaatgtgctctacttgtctaactggagcctccgtatgtttacGCTTCACATCACCAAACcaactcaatctcccttctctcgaaATGGATAACTAACACAGCTATTCCTAACTAATCAGCTTTACTAAGAAATAAAGTTTGACTTGTTGACTATCAGCTTCAGTAACCAATTCCAGCAGTCAACTAAGCATCCAGCTAGTCTTGAAAATATGTTTTATATGGCCAATTGATTTTCTTTCATCTTGATTAGTTATTTTATTAAATCAGCTTACTGCATAAATTTATGGGATTCTGCACAGTAAGAAGCAAAAAGTATCTGGGGCCTTTTCGGATCAAAGCATCGAACAACTCAATGATGTCACTGCTGTTAGTGGAGTTAATCTAAGGGTATGTTACTTGTGTGTGCCATCAAGTTTGTTCATGTTGATGCGTGTACTAGTGATTATTATACACTGTTGCTTGTTAAAAATAGGAAGAGGAAGAACAGCTATTCTCTGGGTCCAAGGAGGAAAGTCGAGTTTCAGAAGCATCTCGGAAGGTtgtacaagaagaagaagaaaggttgATTTTGCAGAAAATTCCACTGCAGAAAAAATTGGCAGAGATCAGTTAATATTCTTTCTGTTCATTGTTCTCATATCAGTTTTGAACTTATTCATTTATGCGCGTTCTACTTTATGAAATAAGCAAATATTAGTGATATGGCTTATGATATTGGGTTTGTGCTCCAGTGGCTAAATGTGGTTTGAAGAATATAAACAATGATGTGGAACGGTGCTTGTCTTTGGTGAGatgctaacttttttttttcatatgatAACTGTGAGACTTTTGTTGACCTCAACTAGTTTGGAATTAAGACATAGTGtcgttgttattgttgttgataACTGTGAGATTTCACTTGTGAAACTGAATATTTAGTGTGTGGAGGAAAGAATGCGTGGACTAATAAGTAAACTGATCAGGCTATCCAAGCAGGTCagtttttattttcttgttgCATTTAAATTTATCTTGCTAGTGCTAGCTTGTCGTCTTTCCTTATACTGCCCTGGTTCTAATCGTATCTTTACAGCGGGTTGATGCTGAGAAGTCTAGACACCGGACTGTAATCACCTCAGATGTTCGACAGCAAATCATGGCAATGAACCGAAAAGCTAGGGAAGAATGGGAGAAAAAGCAGGCAGAAGCTGAAAAGCTTCGAAGAGTTAATGAAGTGGGTACTTTATATGCATAGTATGTCATGTTAGTTGAGCTTTTGATCAAGTTTGCAGAAACAAAGAAAATTATACAAATAGACATGAATCATCTTTATGTTATGCATATACATTTAAGCATAAATTCCTTAAGTTTCTAATTACCTGTGAATGCAGCCTGAGGGTGATAATGGAGTTGAAGTtgataaggagaaagatgaaggtCGTATGAAATCAGTGAAGGTATAAACCAGCTAATGTACCAACTACTATAAGTTATCCTGTTAGCCAAATAAAGGAAAtcttgtttaaataaaaaataatacttgCATTACTGTGTAGGTAAACAAAGAGGAGGATGACAAAATGAGGACAACAGCTGCAAATGTTGCTGCTCGAGCCGCTGTTGGTGGAGATGACATGCTGTCAAAATGGCAACTCATGGCTGAGCAAGCACGCCAGAAACGTGAAGGTGGGACGGAAGCAACATCCAGTTCCCAGTCATCTAAAGAAAAGTCTCTGTCAACAACTGGAAGAAATATAAAGGATAATCAAGAACCAGAAAAAAGGAGCTCGGCAGTTGCATCAAGTATGTGTGAGAACTAGTGGAGCGCATGCGATGgcattttgtgttttattttcattTGCTTTGTTTTTCACCTACTTTTTTCCTTTCATCAGGGGCTGTTAGGAAAATTGGAAGGAACCAAAGTGTGCCTCAGGTCAGGGTTGCTCACTCTATCTCTGTTAAGGATGTAATTGCAGCGCTGGAAAGAGAACCCCAGATGTCCAAGTCAACTTTGATTTATCAATTGTACGAGAGAATCCGGTCTGACTCTCCAGCTGAATAATCAAGTCTACTCTGATTTATCAATTGCACAAATCCGACTCTCCAACTGAATAATGCAAGATTGAACCTCAAAATAGATTTTTTATTCCCTATAGTATTTTAACTAGTGATAATATTGTAGTAATAGTGAAGAGTTCTGATGTCCTAGGGGGTCTGCCAATTGTTGCACTTACTGTTATATGATCAATTTCTTCGACCCGTTGTCCCCTTTGCTGATAAATATCTTTCAGCTAACCTAGCCTCCTCAGTCCCCTGGGACCAACAAAGGGTTGTACTGGAATATTCATGTGTTGTCCATCAATTGCGCCCTCTTAGGCTCTGCATTTTTATGTATTAGAAATTGGTTAGTGTTCTACAATAGACTGTAATATAAAGGAAACAAGCCCTTTCTTTCTCGAGTATGAAAATGTAGAGCCAATTGCGGAATCGATGTCTTGAGGATTGCGAAAGGAAAAGGTTGTTTGTAAAgttaaaaatgaaattcaagtgaGGATTTACAATTTCATCTCATTACAATTAAGTTGTTTTCGTTATCATTATTTAACGTATATTTTATCTCTattctctttttaattttaatcatctaagAGGTGCCTTTCAGGGTAGAGTTGGGCTCCATATATTTTATCAATATAACATCAAAGCAAACTTCAGTCTTTACATTAGGTCACCTGCAAATATCTAATTCTACAAATTTTATACCCCAAATATTCAAACCTTGGTGTGTAAAATATGTGTTATCTTACATCAATCAGATATAAAATGTGCTTTGTATATGACTCGAGCAATCCTCCTCTGCAAGGTACCATTTAGGATGAAATTAGGCAGATTAATTATATCAAACATTTTTGTATGCTGGCAGATTTTACATTTATATCTTCTTATGGTTTGTTATGGAGTTATGTAATTGCTTGATGATCTTTTGCAAGGGAGTTATATAATCAAAATGACTGATTTAATACTATTAATATTAATAGAAAAATCACAAAATTAAGGtgcaaattaattaaattctccAGTCCAATAACATCAACTTATTCAATGTTTTCATGTAGGGATTTTACATTAAGTCATAAACATTAACCCCATACGATGCAGGGATGCACAGACTAGTTCATAATGTTGAAATTGTTATAACAGACAATTACATTACTTTATTCTTCTGGTTGCTCAGTTGGTGCAATTTTCTTAGCCATTTTGACTTCGCAGGTGTGATTAAAAGGCAGGTGCTTTATGAACAATCAGATTCTCAGAGCACCTAACTTTCTATCTTACAAAACTTGTGTGCTGCTGCTGCCGCTGCTATTATCATACTTGAAACACAAAGTAGTCCATAGATTGTAAAATTAAGGAAAGAATATTTATTGATGGAATTTATGACTgtacaataaaatttttataaaattcactaTTTTAGATCAGTCAATAAGCATCTAATAAAACCTTGTGTGTGGCAAACCTCCAATCTTTCAAGGGAAATTGATCAACTGGAAACAAGCTTGAACCCACATGTTTCCATCGATTGGATGCTCAAGACAACTATAAATTTCATCCAGTTACTACAATATGAAAAGAAAGCGGAACCTTGAATCAAAAGGTATGACAGAGAAGCTTCGAGCACCAAGTAACCTCCACTTGTGTTTAGATGAACTGTCTTTAACCGTGGCAGCTTGCTCTGGGGAGAGGAACTGGCAAATCCACTCAGGCAGCTGCAAGTCCTCTACAATGCCTTTGGCGAAACAATACAACAATTTTGGCACCAATAGTTTACCTTTCCTGCTTATGCCGACAGAGGCTTGCACATAATCCTTCAATGAAGTTTCAAGCAACTCGTTTACATTTTCAGGCTTGAAAATTCGCACCTGATTACAGGAGAAAGGGCAACAAATAAGAATATTCTACTGCTTCTTAACGTGTTTTTGTGGATGAAATAGTCATCAACATCAATTGTTATGTTACTCTTCAGTAAACTGCATAACATAACAGTAACATTCTTTCAAAACAATCACATTTTTTTGTAGTGTGCAATGAAAGACCAATTGGGAACTCAAGGGAATTCCATCTTCATATATCCTGGCATTTGATTGTACCTAATTAGCAATGTAATGGTACATCTACGAGGACACCATCATAAAGTAAAATTATTAAGCCGACTATGTTTCATGTTGAAGATCATTTCCAACCTCTAGTGAATATTGCCTGCTTTGGAAAATTGAGAATTTTATGCCATACTATTCTAATTTCTGTCATAGGTTAGTCTTCTTATGCTGGAAATTAGGGGAAAAGAAGCCATGAGTACTTACTGCCGGTGAAGAATGCATCCCACAACTTAGAGCAAAAGCCAGCAGAGGCTCAGGTAGATCAATGGAAAACTTCTGCTCATCAATTACCTTAGATTTTTGAAGAGCAAGTAGCAAGGCCTGACATGAAAATTATGGATGTCAAACATGCATGTTAAATCACATCATGGAAAAGATTAAACGTCATTTTTGGCAGGACCTCTAAAATAGAAGATCAGGTTCCTTTGACAATACACAAATGAATGCATTCGCTCGGCAAAAAAAAATGTGTAAGATAATGCTAAAATTAAAATGCAGTAAATTGTTGGTAACATGGTGATGCTGAGTCATTGATctaccataaaaaaaaaaaaaaagggaaattggACCAATTAAGTCAGCATGCCTTAGCCCAAACAACATAGGCTACATTTCACTAGGGCTTCTAAAGGGACTTAAGCTTGTAACATACTATTTGTGGGCGATGAGCTGGTGGTTTCATCTTCAGAATAACGAATTCAATGTCAGCAGCGCTGAATGTGTGCCCTCCAATGGTGTAAGCAGCCTACATGCCAGTGTGCCATTTGGTTCAAATCAATTTCAATAAGCATAATATTGAAGAGAAATGAACAGGAGCTTCCTAGGAAAAGAACTACAACACCAAACCTTCTGCATTAaggaaaataatttaatatcacTTCTTGGAACTCCATATGCAAGAAAGGCCTGAGAAAAAGCAGCAAGAAAAGTAAGTAGGAACTATGAGAATTGTAAAAAAAGGAAATATAGTAAAATACTGTATCCACAAATCCATTTGGCCTACAGATGCATTAAATGGTTGGAATAGAGGTTTCAAATGCTCAGTTCATGGGAAGGCCTAGTgtcctaactttttttttttttttggtcgaaCTAGTGTCCTAACTTTTAACGGCTTGAGTATGGTGACATGCACATTAAAATGAGATAGATAGATAAGGTTCTGAACATGGAAGAATACATGGATAGTGTAGAGAAACTGGACTGGGCCTAACTCACCCAAAAGGTAGCTCAAGGAGGGAGGATTGCCCAAGTCTTTATCTTCAA belongs to Hevea brasiliensis isolate MT/VB/25A 57/8 chromosome 4, ASM3005281v1, whole genome shotgun sequence and includes:
- the LOC110634018 gene encoding transcription initiation factor TFIID subunit 4b isoform X2 — encoded protein: MDPSIMKLLEEDEDETMHSGADVEAFQAALNRDIGGDASSSQPSDSVLSHEINQTPSQSFSNWQTTTQDENANGASQQQQQQEQHSSAMELKQHVSTAENQQLHNDATQESSHLLLHEKQPQDDVQKGQAKQIPLQTPRTTGMQISERNPMPLSEREKMQNPDTESQYMKVNMGNQQNQQTLGMEQPGNLKNQAKQIPFVLLLPALKPHLDKDREMQLQTLFNKLRKNDIAKEQFVRLMRNIVGDQVLRLAVAQLQSQPGSNQSQLQSQAFARQHNVRMPVSASASSAVQALADSSYPSAENNAQKSREVERQPDSHGMQVSKMPSSTASIVNQDRERSSISVPGHSKQQQHLHFPPTSFPMYGSNSATYHPYSGTNVNTSGSSMKPQSHDLQMRQISHQTMGTTQIGGSTQAMNMMNVPKFERQNSVADPNRVQSGSISQYTNKSALQQSSVPWQAPMNKEQSSAPFLSTNYVKQEPVEQAVEQQQKSQLSNPQGLSATTVEQGNAVPGNSKDVSLEKQSAKVGFSAPIGLAPSNSVSPSISTPLEPNVQVGSRIPSVAASAGVNARTPPKKPSIGQKKPLEALGSSPPMSSKKQKVSGAFSDQSIEQLNDVTAVSGVNLREEEEQLFSGSKEESRVSEASRKVVQEEEERLILQKIPLQKKLAEIMAKCGLKNINNDVERCLSLCVEERMRGLISKLIRLSKQRVDAEKSRHRTVITSDVRQQIMAMNRKAREEWEKKQAEAEKLRRVNEPEGDNGVEVDKEKDEGRMKSVKVNKEEDDKMRTTAANVAARAAVGGDDMLSKWQLMAEQARQKREGGTEATSSSQSSKEKSLSTTGRNIKDNQEPEKRSSAVASRAVRKIGRNQSVPQVRVAHSISVKDVIAALEREPQMSKSTLIYQLYERIRSDSPAE